In Halopseudomonas xinjiangensis, a single genomic region encodes these proteins:
- a CDS encoding methyltransferase, with protein MTTNKGLADLTPLEAAVPSESADADQALVELGRYLAATGYQHVAITPLSHAYNNQRAANGTARDLRDIFGWSRPFSSEAVTPFEFELMQAAGVLAPQGDLWRSKVRWSTLGSLLCVHSAYPTDAAEAVFFGPDTYRFAQLIDGYLERHAGGVRRAVDIGCGSGAGALLIAQACPAAEVIGVDINRQALHLTRVNAALGGLDNVAPVYSNLLQDVDGEFDLIVANPPYMLDPQQRAYRHGGGPLGAGLSLKIVDAALNRLAPGGTLLLYTGVAMTNGRDPFLQALQQRLSSLPCNWRYRELDPDVFGEELLKPIYDEVERIAVVALTLQV; from the coding sequence ATGACGACTAACAAGGGACTTGCAGACCTGACGCCTCTTGAGGCAGCCGTTCCTAGCGAATCGGCCGATGCGGATCAGGCACTGGTCGAACTCGGCCGTTATCTGGCAGCCACCGGCTATCAGCATGTGGCGATCACCCCGCTGAGTCATGCTTATAACAACCAACGTGCGGCAAACGGTACCGCCCGAGACCTGCGAGACATTTTCGGCTGGAGTCGTCCGTTTTCCAGCGAGGCGGTGACACCGTTCGAGTTCGAGCTGATGCAGGCAGCCGGGGTATTGGCGCCGCAGGGTGATCTGTGGCGCAGCAAGGTGCGCTGGTCCACGCTTGGCAGTCTGCTCTGTGTGCATTCGGCGTATCCTACCGATGCCGCGGAAGCGGTGTTCTTTGGACCAGACACCTATCGCTTCGCGCAACTCATCGATGGTTACCTTGAGCGCCATGCCGGCGGCGTGCGTCGAGCGGTAGATATCGGCTGTGGCTCGGGTGCGGGCGCGCTGCTCATCGCTCAAGCCTGTCCGGCCGCCGAAGTGATCGGCGTCGATATCAATCGCCAGGCCTTGCACCTGACCAGGGTGAATGCTGCGTTGGGCGGGTTGGATAACGTTGCGCCGGTCTACAGTAACCTGCTCCAGGATGTCGACGGCGAGTTCGACCTTATCGTCGCCAATCCCCCGTATATGCTCGATCCGCAGCAGCGAGCCTACCGCCACGGCGGCGGCCCGCTGGGAGCGGGACTGTCGCTGAAAATCGTCGATGCGGCGCTTAACCGGCTGGCACCTGGCGGTACGCTGTTACTGTACACAGGCGTGGCGATGACCAATGGTCGTGACCCGTTTTTGCAGGCTCTGCAACAGCGGTTATCAAGTCTTCCCTGCAACTGGCGCTACCGTGAGCTCGATCCGGATGTGTTTGGAGAGGAGCTGCTGAAACCCATCTACGACGAAGTCGAGCGCATCGCAGTGGTCGCCTTGACGCTGCAGGTCTGA
- a CDS encoding iron-containing redox enzyme family protein — MSSLYSVSGHSELVRTDCTGGYVRSLYQSVLENPADVENQSESREFLKQQLQRAAHLDDDMPSAPAALFGWMETRAQKVGEQYADYLEQRKAGHPRRFFSCRSHALWFLQQVAPTKLVDGAWLYGVLQHWQDSRYHPLLRTYLEELGDGDPAQNHVVLYRKLLATTGCDPLPDLADERYVQGAVQLALGYHAEEFLPELIGYNLGYEQLPLHLLISAFELNELDIDPYYFTLHVTIDNGSTGHARKAVQAVIDSMPVAGDSEVFLERVNNGYKLNDLGVGSAALIEAFDLDQELIDMLERKRVFGQHMHSDYCRIEGRTVNQWLAEPGLAGPFLEALQKRGWIKRGEDPRNSRFWNLIDGQDALMFGVFSPFERQLLHDWIADGWFGEPSRASSSGSARPAAFRPSRRKRGAAFRTDPVGEPDARGGTGADPDVAQLQTELSMLSPDERARRLIELMSPGTHATAAGLYATRLFVDLMDRG, encoded by the coding sequence ATGTCGAGCCTTTATTCCGTATCCGGCCATAGTGAGCTTGTTCGAACCGACTGTACGGGCGGGTATGTCCGCTCGTTGTACCAGAGCGTTCTGGAAAACCCAGCTGACGTGGAAAACCAGAGCGAGTCACGCGAATTCCTCAAGCAGCAGCTTCAGCGTGCCGCGCATCTGGATGATGACATGCCCAGTGCCCCAGCTGCCTTGTTCGGCTGGATGGAAACTCGTGCGCAGAAGGTTGGCGAGCAGTACGCCGATTATCTGGAGCAGCGCAAGGCGGGACATCCGCGGCGCTTCTTCAGCTGCCGCTCGCACGCGCTATGGTTCCTGCAGCAGGTCGCCCCGACCAAGCTGGTCGATGGCGCCTGGCTCTACGGTGTGCTGCAGCACTGGCAGGACAGCCGTTACCACCCGCTGCTGCGCACGTATCTGGAAGAACTCGGCGATGGCGATCCGGCCCAGAACCATGTCGTGCTGTATCGCAAGCTTCTGGCGACAACCGGCTGTGACCCGCTACCGGATCTCGCCGATGAACGCTACGTGCAGGGCGCTGTGCAGTTGGCGCTGGGCTACCATGCGGAAGAATTCCTGCCCGAGCTGATCGGCTATAACCTTGGTTATGAGCAGCTCCCCCTGCACCTGCTGATCTCCGCATTCGAGCTTAACGAGCTGGATATCGACCCCTACTACTTCACTCTGCACGTAACCATCGACAACGGCAGTACCGGCCACGCGCGCAAGGCGGTGCAGGCAGTGATCGACAGCATGCCGGTCGCCGGCGACAGCGAAGTTTTCCTCGAACGCGTGAATAACGGCTACAAGCTCAACGATCTAGGCGTGGGGTCGGCCGCATTGATCGAGGCGTTCGATCTGGATCAGGAGCTCATCGACATGCTCGAGCGCAAGCGCGTTTTCGGGCAGCACATGCATTCGGATTATTGTCGGATCGAGGGGCGCACGGTCAATCAGTGGCTGGCTGAGCCGGGTCTGGCCGGCCCGTTCCTGGAAGCACTGCAGAAGCGTGGGTGGATAAAGCGTGGTGAAGATCCCCGTAACAGCCGTTTCTGGAACCTTATCGACGGTCAGGACGCGCTCATGTTCGGCGTCTTCAGTCCGTTTGAGAGGCAGCTGCTGCACGACTGGATCGCCGACGGCTGGTTTGGCGAGCCGAGCAGGGCCAGTTCGAGCGGCAGCGCGCGGCCCGCTGCGTTTCGTCCTTCGAGGCGCAAGCGTGGAGCAGCGTTCCGAACGGATCCCGTTGGCGAGCCGGACGCCCGTGGTGGGACCGGGGCAGACCCGGATGTGGCGCAATTGCAAACCGAACTGTCCATGCTGAGCCCCGATGAGCGGGCCCGGCGGCTCATTGAATTGATGTCGCCGGGCACCCACGCGACCGCGGCAGGACTTTACGCAACACGGCTTTTCGTTGATTTGATGGATCGAGGATGA
- a CDS encoding DUF421 domain-containing protein — translation MFFESWDGVIRTLTVGPLAYLSLLLLLRVSGKRTLSKLNAFDLIVTVALGSTLATVLLSKDVPLVEGAAGFAVLILAQYVITALSVRSAWVRSIVKSEPRLLYYRGGWIEEALRRERVTKKEILAVARSSGYADLKKVDAVVLETDGSLNVLGKVAADGLSTLCDVRGHPDGDHSDVG, via the coding sequence ATGTTCTTTGAATCATGGGACGGAGTCATCCGCACCCTCACCGTTGGTCCGTTGGCGTACTTGAGCTTGCTGCTGCTGTTGCGGGTCTCGGGCAAGCGCACGCTGTCCAAACTGAATGCCTTCGACCTGATCGTCACCGTCGCACTTGGTTCGACACTCGCTACAGTGCTCTTGTCCAAGGACGTTCCGCTGGTCGAGGGAGCGGCCGGGTTCGCCGTGCTGATTCTTGCTCAGTACGTGATCACCGCGCTTTCGGTGCGCTCCGCATGGGTGCGCAGCATCGTCAAATCCGAGCCTCGCTTGCTGTATTACCGGGGCGGCTGGATCGAGGAAGCGCTACGCCGCGAACGGGTGACCAAGAAAGAGATTCTCGCCGTTGCCCGTTCCAGCGGGTATGCCGACCTGAAAAAGGTCGACGCCGTCGTGCTGGAAACCGACGGCAGCCTCAACGTTCTGGGCAAGGTGGCCGCCGACGGACTCTCTACCCTATGCGACGTGCGCGGCCACCCGGACGGCGACCACAGCGACGTCGGCTAG
- a CDS encoding cation transporter has translation MSTIILVMYLTMGASQAMKAALIEDCLSLIPPVAFLLANRVRRRAPTAEFPYGFSRATLLAFLAASVAILMLGFFILYDAGHTLVSRERPTIGHFHLLGTQWGIWAGWVMIGALIYSLLPPLILGRMKLPLAADLHDSTLHADATMNKADWMTAAAAVFGVLGIGLGFWWADAVAAAVIGLDVLHDGCRNVRRAMDDLMDHRPADVVTGEPLGLERIVEERLATWPQVAQVNVRLREEGYLVAGEVFVVFHPGVDFDVSAERLTAHALTLDWRLHDLVVMPVTSLEALTPATKESSNVL, from the coding sequence ATGTCGACGATCATTCTGGTGATGTATCTGACCATGGGCGCTTCCCAGGCGATGAAGGCGGCGCTGATCGAGGATTGTCTCAGCCTGATTCCACCGGTTGCCTTTCTGTTGGCCAATCGAGTGAGGCGCCGTGCCCCGACTGCTGAATTTCCCTATGGATTCAGTCGCGCGACGTTGCTTGCCTTTCTAGCGGCTTCCGTCGCCATTCTGATGCTCGGGTTCTTCATTCTCTACGACGCCGGGCACACCCTGGTCAGTCGTGAACGTCCGACGATCGGCCACTTTCATCTTCTCGGCACGCAGTGGGGTATCTGGGCTGGTTGGGTGATGATCGGCGCGCTGATCTACAGTCTCCTGCCTCCTCTCATTCTTGGACGCATGAAGCTGCCGCTGGCGGCAGACCTCCATGACAGCACGTTGCACGCTGACGCGACGATGAACAAGGCCGACTGGATGACGGCGGCCGCTGCGGTGTTCGGTGTGCTCGGTATCGGCTTGGGGTTCTGGTGGGCCGATGCCGTGGCGGCCGCAGTCATTGGTCTGGACGTGCTGCACGATGGTTGTCGCAACGTTCGTCGTGCGATGGATGATCTGATGGATCATCGGCCGGCCGATGTGGTCACTGGAGAGCCGCTTGGGCTGGAACGTATTGTCGAAGAACGGCTTGCGACCTGGCCGCAGGTCGCGCAAGTCAACGTGCGTCTGCGCGAAGAGGGTTATCTCGTCGCCGGAGAGGTGTTCGTTGTGTTCCATCCAGGCGTCGACTTTGACGTGAGCGCCGAGCGTCTCACCGCTCATGCGCTGACGCTCGACTGGCGCCTGCACGATCTGGTGGTCATGCCGGTTACTTCACTTGAAGCACTGACGCCCGCAACAAAGGAGTCCAGTAATGTTCTTTGA
- a CDS encoding substrate-binding periplasmic protein, with protein sequence MCQPFVLLSACLVLLGLLAGCEPFPRDPGESLQHVHERGTLRVGVLYGPPWVMGGAPGAAGGVEGRLVREFARRQEARLETQWGSEQERFDSLRHHELDLIIGGLTTESPWHSEVGFTAPYYTGKVAIAVRQGEPIPDDAEGLTVWIPHGSHLYDELRRHGAEVKRVPELSASTGAIAARQWEIKGLGYQASDIVLQERHHVMAIPRGENALLMELERFLAEFVESHDMDRLIWETSRQ encoded by the coding sequence ATGTGCCAGCCCTTCGTCTTGTTATCCGCGTGCCTCGTCCTGCTTGGCTTGCTGGCCGGCTGTGAACCCTTTCCGCGTGATCCGGGTGAGTCGCTCCAGCACGTCCACGAGCGGGGCACCCTGCGAGTTGGCGTGCTATACGGACCTCCCTGGGTCATGGGAGGTGCGCCGGGTGCAGCCGGCGGCGTCGAAGGTAGGCTGGTCCGCGAATTCGCAAGACGGCAAGAGGCAAGACTCGAAACCCAATGGGGTAGCGAACAGGAGCGGTTCGACTCGCTGCGCCATCACGAGCTGGATCTCATTATCGGCGGGCTGACCACGGAGAGCCCCTGGCACAGCGAAGTCGGCTTCACCGCCCCGTACTACACCGGCAAAGTCGCAATTGCCGTGCGGCAGGGCGAGCCGATTCCAGACGATGCCGAAGGTCTCACCGTATGGATTCCCCATGGCAGTCATCTTTACGACGAACTGCGCCGGCACGGAGCCGAGGTGAAGCGCGTTCCCGAATTGTCCGCATCGACTGGAGCCATTGCGGCTCGGCAATGGGAGATAAAAGGTCTTGGCTATCAAGCCAGCGATATCGTGCTGCAGGAGCGTCACCATGTCATGGCTATTCCACGCGGCGAAAACGCCTTGTTGATGGAGCTCGAGCGATTCCTCGCCGAGTTCGTCGAATCGCACGACATGGATCGGTTGATCTGGGAGACGTCTCGACAGTGA
- the thpR gene encoding RNA 2',3'-cyclic phosphodiesterase, whose amino-acid sequence MPRLFVGIELPESLKASALGACADYPALRWQQASQLHLTLRFQGDLPQQRLAELENALEAVDVPRFEMAIKGVGCFGSVRSPSILWAGVWPTEPLQLLRACIDTHLLPLGLVADNADFRPHVTLARLRPPAADATGWLTRYAGLASRPAEIASFSLVASVPSAAGSRYNTIRRYGLS is encoded by the coding sequence ATGCCACGCCTGTTTGTCGGCATCGAATTACCCGAGTCGCTGAAGGCCTCGGCGCTCGGCGCCTGCGCCGATTACCCCGCGCTACGTTGGCAGCAGGCCTCGCAACTGCATCTCACGCTGCGGTTTCAGGGAGACCTTCCTCAACAGCGTTTGGCCGAGCTGGAAAATGCTCTGGAAGCGGTCGACGTGCCGCGGTTCGAGATGGCAATCAAAGGGGTAGGGTGCTTCGGCAGCGTCAGGTCGCCCAGCATACTCTGGGCGGGCGTCTGGCCAACCGAGCCGCTGCAGCTGTTGCGAGCATGCATCGATACGCACCTGCTCCCGCTGGGCCTGGTGGCTGACAATGCCGATTTTCGTCCGCACGTTACCCTTGCGCGCTTGCGCCCGCCTGCAGCTGACGCGACCGGCTGGCTGACCCGGTATGCCGGGCTAGCCTCAAGGCCGGCCGAGATAGCCAGCTTTTCACTCGTCGCGAGCGTTCCCTCTGCGGCCGGTTCGCGCTACAACACGATCCGTCGCTATGGCCTTTCCTGA
- a CDS encoding thiol:disulfide interchange protein DsbA/DsbL, protein MTMHIESSPRRGWLVGAGRTMAMLALGASSFAWAAEPIEEGADYQVIQSGDGISRDGVVRVEEFFAYGCPHCHHLEGPLEAWLEKNEDEVELVRYPLPFSENSVAPTTAFYAAQKVLEEEGNADQLAKVHAPVFHALHEERRVFANAGEVRQFYAEQGVEVPAEAFGRVHDESAESLTRKAYEVFQTTQSRGVPTLVVDGRFVVGGKGPERTVEIVDALVARAQAED, encoded by the coding sequence ATGACAATGCACATCGAATCATCGCCCCGCCGTGGCTGGTTGGTCGGCGCAGGACGTACTATGGCCATGTTGGCCCTCGGCGCGAGCAGCTTTGCCTGGGCCGCCGAACCGATCGAGGAAGGCGCCGACTATCAGGTCATTCAATCGGGCGACGGCATATCCCGGGATGGTGTGGTTAGGGTCGAGGAGTTTTTCGCCTATGGCTGCCCGCACTGCCATCATCTGGAAGGGCCTCTCGAGGCCTGGCTGGAAAAGAATGAAGATGAGGTCGAGCTTGTCCGGTACCCGCTGCCATTCAGCGAGAACAGTGTCGCGCCGACGACGGCCTTTTACGCGGCGCAAAAGGTACTCGAAGAGGAAGGGAACGCTGATCAACTAGCGAAGGTCCATGCGCCGGTCTTCCATGCTTTGCATGAGGAACGTCGCGTTTTTGCCAACGCCGGGGAAGTTCGTCAGTTCTACGCCGAGCAGGGCGTTGAAGTGCCCGCAGAAGCCTTTGGCCGGGTACATGACGAGTCGGCCGAGTCTTTGACGCGCAAGGCATACGAAGTATTCCAGACTACCCAGTCCCGCGGAGTGCCGACCCTCGTGGTGGATGGGCGGTTCGTTGTGGGCGGTAAAGGGCCGGAACGAACTGTGGAAATAGTCGACGCTCTGGTGGCCAGGGCGCAGGCCGAAGACTGA
- the pnp gene encoding polyribonucleotide nucleotidyltransferase, with protein MKPVIKQFKLGNSTITLETGRIARQATGAVLVSIDDAVSVLCTVVGAKGADAGRDFFPLSVHYIEKTYAAGRIPGGFFKREGRPTEKETLTSRLIDRPIRPLFAEGFMNEVQVVCTVVSTDKTTDPDIAALIGTSAALAVSGLPFNGPIAGARVGFDENNGYMLNPNYEQLKASRLDMIVAGTEEAVLMVESEAQELTEDQMLGAVLFAHMEFQPAIQAIKELAAEAGKPAWDWQAAPENTSLLDAIRSGYGSGISEAYTITDKQARYTRLGELRDQAIAQLSGDEEGKPSKGDVKDAFGEIEYRTVRESIVNGNPRIDGRDTKTVRPLNIEVGVLKRTHGSALFTRGETQALVVTTLGTARDAQLLDTLEGERKDPFMFHYNFPPYSVGEAGRMGGTGRREIGHGRLARRGIAAVMPDMDQFPYSIRVVSEITESNGSSSMASVCGASLALMDAGVPLKAPVAGIAMGLVKEGEKFAVLTDILGDEDHLGDMDFKVAGTEKGVTALQMDIKINGITEEIMEIALHQAHDARLHILKQMNEVLPASRKELSANAPTMISMKIDAEKIRDVIGKGGATIRGICEETGASIDITDDGTVKIFAASKDAANAAKARVDGITAEAEIGKIYSGKVERIVDFGAFVSILPGKDGLVHISQIANQRIEKVTDVLQEGQEVRVLVLDVDNRGRIKLSMKDVEAAEISGV; from the coding sequence GTGAAACCTGTAATCAAACAGTTCAAGCTGGGTAACAGCACGATTACTCTGGAAACCGGCCGCATCGCCCGCCAGGCCACTGGCGCCGTGCTGGTCAGCATCGATGACGCAGTCAGCGTTCTGTGCACCGTGGTTGGCGCCAAGGGTGCCGACGCAGGCCGTGACTTCTTCCCGCTGTCGGTGCACTACATCGAAAAGACCTACGCAGCCGGCCGTATCCCTGGTGGCTTCTTCAAGCGTGAAGGCCGCCCGACTGAAAAGGAAACACTGACTTCGCGTCTGATCGATCGCCCGATTCGCCCGCTGTTCGCCGAAGGCTTCATGAATGAAGTTCAGGTCGTATGTACCGTCGTGTCGACCGACAAGACGACCGATCCCGATATCGCTGCGCTGATCGGCACCTCGGCTGCGCTGGCTGTTTCCGGCCTGCCGTTCAATGGCCCGATCGCTGGCGCGCGAGTGGGCTTCGACGAAAACAACGGCTACATGCTCAATCCGAACTACGAGCAGCTCAAGGCCTCGCGCCTGGACATGATCGTCGCCGGTACCGAAGAAGCGGTACTGATGGTCGAGTCCGAAGCGCAGGAACTGACCGAAGACCAGATGCTGGGTGCTGTATTGTTCGCTCACATGGAATTCCAGCCGGCCATCCAGGCCATCAAGGAGTTGGCCGCTGAAGCTGGCAAGCCCGCATGGGACTGGCAGGCTGCGCCGGAAAACACCAGCTTGCTGGATGCCATTCGCAGCGGTTACGGCTCGGGCATTTCCGAGGCCTACACCATCACCGACAAGCAGGCCCGCTACACCCGTCTCGGCGAGTTGCGTGATCAGGCGATTGCTCAGCTATCCGGCGACGAGGAAGGCAAGCCGTCCAAGGGTGACGTCAAGGACGCCTTCGGCGAGATCGAATACCGTACCGTTCGTGAAAGCATCGTCAATGGCAACCCGCGCATCGACGGTCGCGATACCAAGACCGTGCGTCCGCTGAATATCGAAGTTGGTGTGCTCAAGCGCACTCACGGTTCGGCCTTGTTCACTCGTGGCGAAACCCAGGCGCTGGTCGTTACCACGCTGGGTACCGCACGTGATGCACAGCTGCTCGACACGCTCGAAGGCGAGCGCAAAGACCCCTTCATGTTCCACTACAACTTCCCTCCCTACTCGGTAGGCGAGGCAGGTCGTATGGGTGGCACCGGTCGCCGGGAAATCGGCCACGGTCGTCTGGCTCGCCGCGGTATTGCCGCCGTGATGCCCGACATGGACCAGTTCCCCTACAGCATTCGCGTTGTGTCGGAAATCACCGAGTCGAACGGTTCGAGCTCGATGGCCTCGGTTTGCGGTGCGTCGCTGGCGCTGATGGATGCGGGTGTGCCGCTGAAGGCGCCGGTGGCCGGTATTGCCATGGGCCTGGTCAAGGAGGGCGAGAAATTCGCCGTACTGACCGACATCCTTGGTGATGAGGATCACCTTGGCGATATGGACTTCAAGGTAGCCGGTACCGAGAAGGGCGTGACTGCGCTGCAGATGGATATCAAGATCAACGGTATCACCGAAGAGATCATGGAAATCGCTCTGCACCAGGCGCATGACGCTCGTTTGCACATTCTCAAGCAGATGAACGAAGTGCTGCCGGCATCGCGCAAGGAACTGTCTGCCAACGCGCCGACCATGATCAGCATGAAGATCGACGCCGAGAAGATTCGTGACGTGATCGGCAAGGGTGGCGCGACCATCCGCGGCATCTGTGAAGAGACCGGCGCCTCGATCGACATCACCGACGACGGCACCGTCAAGATTTTCGCCGCCAGCAAAGATGCTGCCAACGCTGCCAAGGCGCGCGTAGACGGCATCACTGCCGAAGCGGAAATCGGCAAGATCTATTCCGGCAAGGTCGAGCGCATCGTCGATTTCGGCGCGTTCGTCAGCATTCTTCCTGGCAAGGATGGCTTGGTGCACATCTCGCAGATCGCCAACCAGCGTATCGAGAAAGTGACCGACGTGCTGCAGGAAGGTCAGGAAGTTCGCGTGCTGGTACTGGACGTCGACAACCGCGGTCGAATCAAGCTTTCCATGAAAGACGTCGAAGCAGCCGAAATCAGCGGCGTCTGA
- the rpsO gene encoding 30S ribosomal protein S15: MALSVEDKAAIVNEYKRGEGDTGSPEVQVALLTANINKLQGHFKDNKKDHHSRRGLIRMVNQRRKLLDYLKSKDLARYSSLISSLGLRR, translated from the coding sequence ATGGCACTGAGCGTCGAAGATAAAGCTGCAATCGTAAACGAGTACAAGCGTGGGGAAGGCGACACCGGTTCTCCGGAAGTCCAGGTAGCTCTGTTGACCGCAAACATCAACAAGCTGCAGGGTCACTTCAAGGACAACAAGAAGGACCACCACTCCCGTCGCGGTCTTATTCGCATGGTCAACCAGCGCCGCAAGCTGCTGGATTACCTGAAGTCGAAGGACCTGGCTCGTTACAGCAGCTTGATCAGCAGTCTGGGTCTGCGTCGCTAA
- the truB gene encoding tRNA pseudouridine(55) synthase TruB has product MAGSRSKRRDISGVLIFDKPLGMSSNAALQKVRWLFNAAKGGHTGSLDPLASGVLPLCLGEATKFSQFLLDADKVYVTEARLGMTTTTGDAEGDVLATHPVAVTEADVQQLLPRFTGDIEQVPPMYSALKHDGQPLYKLARAGEVVERKARSVTIHRLVMLGLDGDRLQLEVHCSKGTYIRTLVEDIGAALGCGAHVAQLRRTEAGPFDLTRAVTLESLEAAHADDGAEALDTLLLPSDSGLEDWPIVRLTEQTAYYLNHGQAVRVPGSPAFGMVRLYDQNELFIGIGEMTDDARVAPRRLMRFEP; this is encoded by the coding sequence GTGGCGGGTTCGCGTAGCAAGCGGCGGGATATTAGTGGTGTGTTGATCTTCGACAAACCGCTCGGCATGAGTTCGAATGCAGCGTTGCAGAAGGTGCGCTGGCTCTTCAACGCGGCGAAGGGCGGCCACACCGGCAGTCTGGACCCGCTGGCCAGCGGCGTATTGCCGTTGTGCCTGGGCGAGGCAACGAAGTTCTCGCAGTTCCTGCTCGACGCGGACAAGGTCTACGTTACCGAAGCGCGGCTGGGCATGACCACGACCACGGGCGACGCCGAAGGCGATGTGCTGGCGACGCATCCGGTGGCGGTGACCGAAGCGGACGTCCAGCAGTTGCTGCCGCGATTCACGGGTGACATCGAACAGGTGCCTCCCATGTATTCGGCACTCAAGCATGATGGTCAGCCGCTGTACAAATTGGCCAGAGCCGGTGAGGTAGTGGAGCGCAAGGCGCGATCTGTTACCATACATCGCTTGGTAATGCTGGGGTTGGACGGTGACCGACTGCAGCTGGAAGTCCATTGCAGCAAGGGCACTTACATTCGTACGCTGGTCGAGGATATCGGCGCAGCGCTAGGCTGTGGAGCTCATGTCGCGCAATTGCGACGTACCGAGGCCGGGCCGTTCGATCTCACTCGTGCAGTCACGCTCGAGTCGCTCGAAGCCGCGCATGCCGACGATGGTGCCGAGGCACTCGACACGCTGTTGCTGCCCAGCGACAGCGGCCTGGAGGACTGGCCGATCGTCCGTCTCACCGAGCAGACTGCTTATTATCTGAACCATGGACAGGCGGTTCGCGTGCCGGGTAGCCCTGCATTCGGCATGGTCAGGCTGTATGACCAGAATGAATTGTTCATCGGCATCGGCGAGATGACTGATGATGCGCGTGTTGCGCCTCGGCGCCTCATGCGATTCGAGCCCTGA
- the rbfA gene encoding 30S ribosome-binding factor RbfA, whose translation MAKEYSRTQRVADQMQRELALLIQREVRDPRLGMVTVTAVDVSRDLAHAKVFFTLLGKDSDEDVALNREILNEAGGFLRMQLGRVMKLRSVPQLHFHYDESIRRGVHLSSLIDRAVAEDRQHQNDDKE comes from the coding sequence ATGGCCAAAGAATACAGTCGTACCCAACGAGTCGCTGACCAGATGCAGCGCGAGCTCGCCTTGCTCATCCAGCGGGAAGTGCGTGATCCGCGCCTGGGCATGGTTACCGTTACTGCGGTGGACGTCAGCCGCGATCTGGCTCATGCCAAAGTGTTCTTCACGCTTCTGGGCAAGGACTCCGACGAAGACGTAGCGCTCAATCGTGAAATCCTCAACGAGGCCGGTGGTTTCCTGCGCATGCAGCTTGGGCGGGTCATGAAGCTGCGCAGCGTCCCGCAGTTGCACTTTCATTATGATGAGAGCATTCGTCGTGGCGTTCATCTGTCTTCGCTGATCGATCGTGCAGTAGCCGAGGATCGTCAGCATCAGAACGACGACAAGGAGTGA